The segment tagaacagtgctttgcacatagtaagcgcttaacaaataccatcattattattattattggccaaggtcacacagcagacatggggtggggccaggattcgaacccatgacctaggtgactttgggcaagtcacttctctgggcctcagttccctcatctgtcaaacggggatgaagactgtgagccccgccgtgggacaacccgatcaccttgtaacctccccagcacaaagaacagtgctttgcacatagtaagcgcttattaaatgccatcattattattattatgattctctggacctcagttccctcaactgtaaaacagggatgaagactgtgagcccccccgtgggacaacctgatcaccttgtaacctccccagtgcaaagaacagtgctttgcacatagtaagcgcttaataaatgccgtcattattattactattatgattctcagggcctcagttccctcatctgtaaaatggggatgaagactgtgagcccccccaccccgtgggacaacctgatcaccttgtaacctccccagcgcaaagaacagtgctttgcacatagtaagcgcttaataaatgccatcatcattattattattatgattctctgggcctcagttccctcatctgtaaaatggggatgaagactgtgagccccccccgtgggacaacctgatcaccttgtaacctccccagcgcaaagaacagtgctttgcacatagtaagcacttaataaatgccatcattattattattattatgattctctgggcctcagttccctcatctgtaaaacggggatgaagactgtgagcccccccatgggacaacctgatcaccttgtaacctccccggcgcttagaacagtgcttggcacatagtaagtgcttaataaatgccatcattattattattattattattatgattctctgtgcctcagttccctcatctgtaaaatggggatgaagactgtgagcccccccatgggacaacctgatcaccttgtaacctccccagcgcttagaacagtgcttggcacatactaagcgcttaataaatgacattattattattattagaacagtgctttgcacatagtaatcgcttaataaatgccatcatcatcatcatctgccccttcccctccagccccaggccccgccccctcatcgtcaggccccgccccttttcccgccaggccccgcccacttcgTTCGGGGCTCCGCCCCTTCCGTCAGGTCACGCCCCCTTGCTGACAGACACGCCCCTcgtcccaggccccgccccttttcccgtcaggccccgcccctccattcCGGACCCCGCCCCCTTCCCGTCAGCCCCCAGTCCGCCGCTCCCCCCAACTCACGCAGCTCGTTGTTCCGCGTGATGGCGTTGGCGGCGCGGGTCCTGGGGCCCTGCTGCGTGAAGTGGTAGCCGAAGCGCACGATGGCCGGACACTGCTCCAGCATGGCCGCCATCTCCATCTCCACCGAGTCCCCCGGCCACTGACgctgaggggggcggggagcgAGGGGGGGACGGCCGGGCTCGCCAGCTGCctcttggccccgccccccgccctgctACCTCCCCCTCGGATTGGACCACGACGCCGGCTAAGCCCCGCCCCCGGGTCCATCTCGCCCCTCGGATTGGGCCCCGCCCTCTGGTCTGGTCCCGCCCCTTGGATTGGGCAACGacgcctggccccgcccccggcccggctccTCCCAGCGGATTGGACCACGCCCCCAGGTGTGGCCCCGCCCCCGAGCTCGTCCTGCCACAGATTGGCCCCCGCCCAAtttaggccccgcccccggcctggcTCCACCCCTCGGATTAGACCatggcccctccccttccctggccccGCCCCGGGCTCGTCCCGCCCCTCGGATTGGGCCCCCCTCCAGGCCTGGCCACGCCCCCATCCTAAAACCCGCCCATGGGATTAGGCAGCGATCAATGCCCTTCCTAGGCCCCGACCCCGGCCTGGCTCCGCCCACCGGATTGGGCCACCTCCCGGATAGGCCCCGCCCATAGTCCTGGCCCCGCCCTCCGTCGtggcccctccccttcccggaCTCGTCCCGCCCCTCGGATTGGACCCCGCCTCTCTGCCCGGCCACGCCCCCACCCTAAACCCCACCCCCGGTCCAAGACACGCCCCTGGCCCAACCTAGATCCTGCCCCCGGGCTCGTCCCTCCCCTCGGATTTGGCAACGGCCCCGTCCagcctaggccccgcccccggcctggcTCCTCCCCGTGATTGGACTAGGCCTCGCCCCCGGGTTCATCCCGCCCGTCGGAATGGACCACGCCCCCgtctaggccccgcccccaggtctGACCCTGCCCTCCGTCatggcccctccccttccctggccccgcccccgggctcgTCCCGCCCATCGGATTGGGCAAAGACCCCCTGGCCTGGCCCCGCCCAACCCGGGTCCCGCCCCCGGCCTGGCTCCTCCCCTCGGATTGGACCACGGCCCCCTGCTAAGCCCCGCCCCAGACCTGGCCACGCCCCGGATAGGCCCCGACCCCATGCTtgggcccgccctccctcctggccccttCCCTTcactggccccgcccccgggctcaTCCCGCCCCGCGGATTGGCCCCTGCCCAACCTAGGCCCTGGCCTGGCTCCTCCCCTCTGATTGGACCACGCCCCGACTAGGCCCCGCCCCAGGCCTGGCCACGCCCCCGGGCTCATCCCGCCCCTGGTCTGGCCCCGCCTTCCGTCGtggcccctccccttccttgGCCCCGCCCCGGGCTCGTCCCGCCCCGCAGATTGGTCCCCGCCCAacctaggccccgcccccggcctggcTCCTCCCCTCTGGACCGCGCTCCGagtaggccacgcccccttccctgGTCACGCCCCCGGGTTCATCCCACCCCTCTGATTGGTCCACGCCCcctgccaggccccgcccccttgtcTGGCTCCGCCCTCCGCCGtggcccctccccttccttgGCCCCGCTCCGGGCTCATCCCACCCCACGGATTGGCCCCGCCCCaggcctggccccgccccctttccctggCCCCAACTCTCTGCTTGGTCCCCGCCCCCGGCAAGGCCCCGCCCTCCGTCGTGGCCCCTCCCCTTCATTGGCCCCGCCCAGCGGATTGGGCCCCGCCCAATCTATGCCCCGCCCCAGTCCTGACCACGCCCCCGGGTTCATCCCGCCCTTCTGATTGGTCCACGCCCCCGGGCAGGCCCCTTCCTCCGTCTTGGCCCCGCCCCGGGCTCAATCCCGCCGCGCGGATTGGCCCCCGCCcaactcaggccccgcccccggcctggcTCCTCCCCTCCGATTGGGCCGCGCCCCcggcctggccccgcccccgtcctggccccgcccctccggcccTCGTGTCCCGGTGCCCCGGGGCTCCTACCTGGTTGTCGAGGCGGAGCTCGGCCAGAGACGGGTGGGCGCGCACGGCCCGCAGCACCGCCATCAGCCCCGCGCTGCTGATGAAGTTCGACTCCAGGTTCAGGCTCTGCAGGGTCTGGTTCTCCCGCAGCATCTCCGCCACCGCCTGCCGGAACCGGGAATCAGcagcatcaccaccaccatcatcatcatcatggcatttgttaagcacttactatgcgcaaagcgctgttctaagcactggggaggttacaaggtgatcaggttgtcccacggggggctcacagtcaatccccgttttccagatgagggaactgaggctcagagaagtgaagtgacctgcccaaggtcacacagcaggcatgtggcggagtcgggattcgaacccatgacctctgactccaaagcccgggctctttccactgagccacgctgcttctccatcgggAACCGGCGTCCCGGGGGCCGCCACagtggtgatgataataacaataataatgatggtatttgttaagcacttactacgcgcccagcactgttctaagcgctgggggagatacgaggtgatcaggttgtcccacgtgggggtcccagtcttcatccccattttaataataataatggtatttgttaagcgcttactatgtgcaaagcactgttctaagcgctgggggggataaaaggtgatcagattgtcccacggggggctcacagtcttcatccccatttgacaggtgaggtaactgaggcacagagaagttaagtggctcgcccaaggtcacacagctgacaagtggcggagccgggattcaaacccatgacctctgactcccaagcccgggctctttccactgagccgtgctgcttctgtataataatccagataataataacaatagtcggAATAATCATgaccatacgattgattgattgattgattgattgggtagggactgtctctatatgttgccaacttgtacttcccaagcgcttagtacagtgctctgcacacagtaagcactcaataaatacaattgattgattgattgaccactgtggtacttgttaagcacttactatgtgccaggcactggactaagcactggggtggatccaagcaaatccggtcggacacaggccccatccctcatggggttcacagtcttaatcctcattttaataataataatgatggcatttattaagcgcttactatgtgcaaagcactgttctaagcgctggggatgttacaaggtgatgaggttgtcccacgtggggctcacagtctcaatccccattttacagatgaggtaactgaggcccagagaagtgaagtgacttgcccaaagtcacacagctgacaatcggcagagccggggtttgaacccatgacctctgactccaaagcccgggctctttccactgagccgtgctgcttctgtataataatccagatgataataacaatagtcagAATAATCATgaccatacgattgattgattgattgggtagggactgtctctatatgttgccaacttgtacttcccaagcgcttagtacagtgctctgcacacagtaagcactcaataaatacaattgattgattgattgaccactgtggtacttgttaagcgcttactatgtgccaggcactggactaagcgctggggtggatccaagcaaatccggtcggacacaggccccgtccctcatggggttcacagtcttaatcctcatcttaataataataatgatggcatttattaagtgcttactatgtgcaaatcattgttctaagcgctggggaggttacaaggtgatcaggttgtcccacgtggggctcacagtctcaatccccattttacagatgagggaactgaggcccagagaagtgaagtggcttgcccaaagtcacacagctgacagtcggtggagccggggtttgaacccatgacctctgactcccaagcccgggctctttccactgagccgtgctgcttctggataataatccagataataataacaatagtcagAATAATCATgaccatacgattgattgattgattgattgattgattgggtagggactgtctctatatgttgccaacttgtacttctcaagcgcttagtacagtgctgtgcacacagtaagtgctcaataaatacaattgattgattgattgaccactgtggtacttgttaagcgcttactatgtgccaggcactggactaagcgctggggtggatccaagcaaatccggctggacacaggccccgtccctcacggggttcacagtcttaatcctcattttaataataataatgatggcatttcttaagcgcttactatgtgcaaagcactgttctaagcgccggggaggttacaaggtgatcaggttgtcccacgtggggctcacagtctcaatccccattttacagatgaggtaactgaagcccagagaagtgaagtggcttgcccaaagtcacccagctgacaatcggcggggccggggtttgaacccatgacctctgactcccaagcccgggctctttccactgagccgtgctgcttctggataataatccagataataataacgatagtcaGAATAATCATGACcactgtggtacttgctaagcgcttactatgtgccaggcactggactaagcgctggggtggatccaagcaaatccggtcggacacaggccccgtccctcatggggttcacagtcttaatcctcattttacaaaggaggaaactgaggcccagggaactgaagcgactcgcccgaggttggaggggcgggattagaacccaggtccttctgcccgtCCCCGGGCCTGAGGTCTCTCCACCGGGGGTCGGGGGCGACTCACGTTGGCGACCGGATCGTTGCTGCGGGTGGCCACGAGGCTCAGCTTTAGCACGTGGGTGTTGGCTTTGAGGGCCTGGCACAGTTCGGTCAGCGCCGTGATCCCGACGTCCTGGGGGGCAAGAGGGCGACCGGCGACGGGGTGAGAGTCAGCGGGGCCCGGGACGggcccccccaagcgcttagtacagtgctccgcacatagtaagcgctcaataaatacgattgatgacgatgccgggccgggccgcgggaCCCACCTGCATGTTGTTCAGGTTGACGTCTTCGAGGTCGCGGTCGTCGCTTCGCACGCGTCGAAGGGTCTCCCCGAGGTccgtggggttggggggctcgTCGGGCACCGGCTTGTACTTGTCCGGCTGCACCACGCCTGGGGGGTGGGCGAGGGGCATGTGGCCCCGAGACCCGGCCccggacccccccaccccggccgcccccgccccactCACTGCTGATCCCCTCCGTGTTGCAAATCTCGCCGCTGCAGATGGCATCGTAGTATTGCTTGTTGCTCATGAGCGTGTACATGCCCAGGATGGCTGCAGGAGGAGAGGGACACGGGTGAGCCTGGACACGTATGAGCCTGGACACGTGTGAGCCTGTCTACgctgaaggggagaggggggagagggcatGTGCCGGCGGGCATGTGGCTTGGAtggctctcccccttctcgactgtgagcccaccgtcgggtcgggaccgcctctatatgttgccaacttggacttcccaagcgcttagtccagtgctcttgcac is part of the Tachyglossus aculeatus isolate mTacAcu1 chromosome Y4, mTacAcu1.pri, whole genome shotgun sequence genome and harbors:
- the TMOD4 gene encoding tropomodulin-4, with the translated sequence MTSSYRQELEKYRDIDEDEILRGLSPEELEQLDCELQEMDPENLLLPAGLRQRDQTKKSPTGPLDRDALMQYLERQALEFKERDDLVPFTGEKKGKPFLQPKREIPAEEQITLEPELEAALAQATDAEMCDIAAILGMYTLMSNKQYYDAICSGEICNTEGISSVVQPDKYKPVPDEPPNPTDLGETLRRVRSDDRDLEDVNLNNMQDVGITALTELCQALKANTHVLKLSLVATRSNDPVANAVAEMLRENQTLQSLNLESNFISSAGLMAVLRAVRAHPSLAELRLDNQRQWPGDSVEMEMAAMLEQCPAIVRFGYHFTQQGPRTRAANAITRNNELRRKQKKT